One Megamonas hypermegale genomic window carries:
- a CDS encoding methylglyoxal synthase — protein sequence MKTIALIAHDQKKEEMLEFVGNHLETLKNFHLVATRTTGTLINEKYHLNVETMMSGPLGGDQQIGAMVATEKVDYVIFMRDPLNAQPHEPDINALLRICDVHNIPLATNRKSAHILIKYAAEKL from the coding sequence ATGAAAACAATCGCATTAATTGCCCATGACCAAAAAAAAGAAGAAATGCTCGAATTTGTTGGCAATCATCTTGAAACACTCAAAAATTTTCATTTAGTTGCTACTCGCACTACTGGTACTTTAATCAACGAAAAATATCATCTCAATGTTGAAACTATGATGTCCGGTCCACTCGGCGGTGACCAACAAATCGGCGCTATGGTTGCAACAGAAAAAGTCGATTATGTAATCTTCATGCGTGACCCACTCAATGCTCAACCACATGAACCAGATATCAATGCACTTCTTCGCATTTGTGACGTACACAATATTCCACTCGCTACTAATAGAAAAAGCGCTCATATTTTAATTAAATACGCTGCTGAAAAACTTTAA
- the rpsT gene encoding 30S ribosomal protein S20, with protein MPNIKSSILSVKTDAQRRAKNVSAKSAIKTASRKVLDAVAAGNAEEAKALLAIACKKIDQAAANRLFHKNCAARRKSRLARRVNSLSK; from the coding sequence TTGCCAAACATTAAATCTTCTATCCTCAGCGTAAAAACAGATGCTCAGCGTCGTGCAAAAAACGTTTCTGCTAAATCTGCTATCAAAACTGCTTCCCGCAAAGTTTTAGATGCTGTTGCTGCTGGCAATGCAGAAGAAGCAAAAGCATTACTTGCAATCGCTTGTAAAAAAATAGACCAGGCTGCTGCTAATAGATTATTCCATAAAAACTGTGCAGCTCGCCGTAAATCTCGTTTAGCTCGCCGAGTAAACAGCTTAAGCAAATAA
- a CDS encoding SGNH/GDSL hydrolase family protein — MKKFLYLFILIILALYLHTYNSSNNPSFEQNEPVPPSSSKIVALSHFSAEIPASSAPLLEWNKDLNAVYYELELFDTVPENLSNDDLSSDHLYYTASIYTNAYQIDLKDIAPEYLNKKPLYWRVRSMDIDGNPISSFSKLETLYATDAPSSMNSPLPHVTYNKENGTTLLYPVYAFIPNAHATQFEIEVTDRPPENPNGTTPSKYRIFSAITNLCDYYDPKARIGKYYWRVRGLDDDNNPVGVYSDAQTFENNPNDNWKIGIFGDSISHGGGHLSFGPADWEYSYAYYLDFPTINLSCSGDTSETMVKRFDTDVVPFHPQYLLIMGGTNSLRAGIPAENVIEDLIAIREKCYENNITPIFLTLAPINPENIKKVFDENTSPVWQRNLNIVNKFIRTQPHIDAAAALNSPAILPTYYGMDGLHGDIPTKKIYAQAINDNISQFIEK, encoded by the coding sequence ATGAAAAAATTTCTTTATCTATTCATTTTAATTATACTTGCTTTATACCTTCATACTTATAATTCAAGCAACAATCCATCTTTTGAACAAAATGAACCTGTTCCACCTTCTAGTTCAAAAATAGTAGCTTTATCACATTTTTCTGCTGAAATTCCTGCTTCATCAGCTCCTCTTTTAGAATGGAATAAAGATTTAAATGCTGTTTATTATGAATTAGAATTGTTTGACACTGTACCAGAAAATCTTTCCAATGATGATTTATCATCAGACCATTTATATTATACCGCTTCAATTTATACAAATGCATATCAAATTGATTTAAAAGATATAGCTCCAGAATATTTAAATAAAAAACCTTTGTACTGGCGCGTTCGTTCTATGGATATCGATGGCAATCCTATCTCTTCTTTTTCTAAATTAGAAACCTTATACGCTACAGATGCACCTTCTAGCATGAATTCACCACTACCTCATGTCACTTATAATAAAGAAAATGGAACAACACTCCTTTATCCTGTATACGCTTTTATTCCCAACGCTCATGCAACGCAATTTGAAATTGAAGTAACTGACCGACCACCAGAAAATCCCAATGGAACTACACCTTCTAAATACCGCATTTTTTCTGCCATTACTAATTTATGTGATTATTATGACCCTAAAGCTCGTATCGGTAAATATTATTGGCGCGTACGTGGTCTTGATGATGATAATAATCCAGTCGGTGTTTACAGTGATGCACAAACATTTGAAAACAATCCTAATGACAACTGGAAAATCGGTATTTTTGGCGATAGTATAAGTCACGGTGGTGGTCATTTATCCTTCGGCCCTGCTGATTGGGAATACAGCTATGCTTATTATCTTGATTTTCCTACGATTAATTTATCTTGTAGCGGAGATACTAGCGAAACCATGGTCAAACGCTTCGATACAGATGTAGTACCATTTCATCCACAATATCTCTTAATCATGGGTGGAACAAATAGTTTACGCGCTGGTATTCCAGCCGAAAATGTTATTGAAGACTTAATAGCCATTCGAGAAAAATGTTATGAAAATAATATTACACCTATATTTTTAACCTTAGCGCCTATAAATCCTGAAAATATAAAAAAAGTCTTCGATGAAAACACATCACCCGTTTGGCAAAGAAATCTCAATATCGTAAATAAATTTATTCGTACCCAACCTCATATCGATGCTGCTGCTGCTTTAAATAGCCCTGCTATTTTGCCAACGTACTACGGCATGGATGGACTTCATGGTGATATTCCAACAAAAAAAATTTATGCCCAAGCA